The Streptococcus sanguinis genome contains the following window.
TAAAAATCTTCTGAGGAATCAATCCGCGAAAGACCACTTCCTCCAAGATAGGGGCCTGAATTACAGCTCCTACCACTAATAAAATTTTGGGTACATGCTGAAATAAAGCATTCAAGGCATCCTGATTGGCAGTGGATATAGCTTGACCTTCCAGCAACATGATAATTGCTCCCAACATGTTGACACCAATCATGACAACATTAGAAACGGCTAACCAGCCAAACGAAGACCATTTGAAGAAGCTAAAGTCAAGGCTCAGCAGTTCTTCTTGCTTTGCCATTCTCAGAACAAAAAAGATAATCAAAAGATATACCACCAGCACAAAGATAGTCTGTTCAGCTGAAAAACTCTTCTCAGAAGCAGTCATCTGTCGGATAAATATAAATGGTAGCTGGCTGAGAAATAAGACAAACAAAGTCAGTAGGATGTACTCTAATTTTTTTAGAATTGCTTTCATATCTTCCTCCTTTTCCTTCCTAGTATAGCTCAATTTTCTCTTTTTGTATAGCCAATTCTTAACTGCAAGCATCTTGTATATCACGGGTCGGGAACTAATACTGATAGTGGCTATGAGATAGAATAGCTCAATGTTTTCAAGGCCAACAACCAAGAAAATACTTTCTTAAAGCATACAAAAAGCCCAGTCAAACTGAGCTTTTGGATTTTCTTAATTTATTGATTTTTGAAACGCTCAACATCACGCGCAATGACCAACTCTTCGTCAGTCGGGATAACCAAGACTTTAATCTTGGCATCAGGACTGGAAATCACCCCTTCTGCACCATGCACATTCTTTTCTGGATCCACGTCACAGCCAAACCATGAGATACCTTCAACAACCAATCTACGAATGGTCACAGAATTTTCACCGATTCCTGCGGTAAAGATGATAGCATCAGCTCCATTTAAGACAGCAAGATACTGACCAATATATTTCTGAATCCGGTCTACAAAAATGTCGTTAGCTAATTGAGCCTTGGCATCACCTGCCCGCATCGCTTCATGAATATCGCGCATATCACTAGACTTCTCAGAAACGCCTAGCAAGCCAGATTCACGGTTCAAGACGCGACTAATATCTTCTGGAGTATTAAAGTCATCCGTGTATTGCATCAAGTAAGGAATAATAGCTGGATCAATATCCCCTGTACGCGTTCCCATCATGACACCGCCAAGTGGTGTGAATCCCATAGAAGTATCTACAGAAACGCCCTTGTCAACTGCTGTGATGGAAGCTCCGTTACCGATATGGCAAGTGATAAGCTTGAGTTCTTCAATCGGACGTCCCAAAACTTTCGCAGCTTCCTTGGCTACATACTCATGGCTAGTACCATGAGCCCCGTACTTGCGAACCTTGTTTTCAGTGTAATATTTAGTCGGAATCGGATAGCGATAAGCCTTTTCCGGCATAGTTGTATGGAAAGAGGTGTCAAAGACTACCACACTGGTGATGTCTGGCAAAATTTCTCTAAAAGCACGGATGCCTGCAGCATTGGCTGGATTATGCAATGGAGCCAGAAGAGACAACTCCTCTACCTTTTGAATCACTTCTTCATCAACGAGCGCTGAATCCTTAAAGTATTCACCGCCAGCCACAACACGATGGCCCACACCGGTAATCTCATCATAAGATTCAATGATATTAAAGCGTTTCAAATCATCCAGCAAAATTTTTACGGCCTGCGTGTGATCTTCAATATCAATAACCTGCTTCTCTGACCGACCGTCAAACTTCACTGTTGAAATAGAATCCTTGAGACCAATCCGTTCCAGCAAGCCCTTAGCCAAGACCTTTTCTTCTGGCATCAAATAGAGTTGCCATTTTAAGCTTGAGCTTCCTGCATTAATAGAAATTGTTTTCGACATTTCTTCACCTCTTTAAGCGTTTTCAAAATCATTATATCAAAATTTTGTTTGAATTTCACTATCTTTGTACCAGTTTTGAAAACTTTGACGGAATTTAAACATCTCATCATGATCCTGCAAATTCCGCAGAGGATAGATAAAAGGCTGAACGTTATTCGCTTCTTGCTTCCTAAGGACAAATAGAGTCTTGGCATGCTTGCTGCTTGAGAAAATAGACTCTGGCAAGGTTATCATCGCAATAAACTGAGCCTTGGCTAAGAGCCATTTTTTCAGCAGAGGAGCCTGAGCGCTGGTCAAGAGGTCATTCGGCGCCAGAAATATAGCATAGCCTCCCGGCTTCAGATATTTGAGCGACTGCTCCATTAGAAGATGATGAGCATAAGTGTGCTCATCCGGACTAGCCACTTCATAGCGGGAGGCGATACTGTCGTCCGGATAATAACCGACCGGTAAATCACTGATAATGATATCACTCTCTTTCAGAACCTGAGGCCGAACCGCATCCCCCTGAGCGAAGTGAGCCTTAGAGTTCATAACCTCTGCAATGCTGGCAGAAAGGTCAATTAATAAATCATCTAGCTCCAAACCTAGGTAGTCTATTTTCTTCTGGGTATGATTGAGAATAGTCTCAGCCAAATTCCCAGTCCCACTGCCGATTTCTAATACATCAGCTTCCTCTCCGTGAGCTAGCTGGTCCAATAAGAAAGTAATCAGAAAACCAATTGTATCAGGTGTGAACTGGTGGTTGACCTGCATGGGCTCCGTCTGGGCAGCCTTCATCAGGATAAACTGATAGGCTCTCCGCCACTCTTCCTTGTTCAAATGCAGAGCGCGGATTTTTTCATCGTTAGTCAGAACTTCTTGTAAGTCCGTATCTCCATCTAGGTAAATACCGTTCTGCTCAATCAGAGCATCGTAAAAATTGGTCGCCAGAGCGTTTTGAATATTCTGGACGTTTTCGAGAATCAGAGTATAAGCTTGTTCTATCTTTTCAAAATTCATGGAATCCTCCGTTTATCCTATCATACCAAAAATAAGGCCCCATTCCAAGATATATAAAATTACAAAGATTTTACAGTTATATTAGTCCGGCTTACCAGCTTCGTCCGAAATCGCTTTCTCCTTTTTGTCAGTTGCTTTCTTGTCTTCCTTTGCTTTATCCTCATCTTTCTTAGAAGTACTAAAAGTAAAGGAATAGGAATGACCGCTGCTGAGCTGACTGCTGATTTCAAGATTCTTCCCTTGCTTTCTGTAGGATGCTTTGCCCTGTTCAAACATCATCTCCCCTCTATCCTCCTTGGCCCCAGCTTTTGTCAGAACTGCCATTGCATAGGCTTCCGTCCTTTCCCTGTTGAAAAGCTGCAGACGCTGACTGCTGACTTGACGGTTGAGATAAAACTGCAGGAGCAGGCTAAAGACAGCGGCCATCAGCAGCGCATACAGTAAAATACCAGCCTCAACTTTCTTCTTCCACACGATAGACGAACTCCCTCTCTAAACCTTTTTCAAAGCGAAAATGAAGATGGACAAGCTTACCCTCCTGACGCACGTCAGCTGCTTCTAAACCATAAATCATCGGCTGGTAGCCGCGACCACTCTTATCTGTTTTACGGAAATCATCTCCCTTGGATTTCCCCAAGGCTAGGTCTCTGCCATCTTGTCTGATGTAGATTTTATTGTCTTCAACCTTATCAAATTGACTTCGCGAAAGCTCCGTCTCCAGTTGGTCGGCAAACAAAAGCCACTCTTGCTGTTGATTATTCTCCTGCTGATGCAGTTCTGAAGATAAGAGCTGGGTCATAGCCTGAAAGACCAGTATTCCACCACTAAGGACTAACAGGGCAACCAAGGTTTCCAAAAGAGTAAAAGCCTTGACTTTAAGGTTTTTGGACACGGATGACTACCTCCCCTTCGTGATAGACTAGCAGCTGCTTATCTGTCTTAAGCTGACGTACAGTAATTCCGTTGATATGAAGCTCTTCTTGTCCTGTCTGCAGAGCCATGCGAGCTACTCGAAGCACCTCTTCCTGCTGCAGAAGGACCCGCTGCTCCTTACGAGACTGACTAATCTGTCCCAAAAGCAAACTGGCAATAGCAGCAAAAACTGCCATGGCCACCAGAGCTTCCAGCAGAATGCTAGCTTGAAGATGTCGTCTTTTTAAACTTGCCATTGCCCATATAAAGCTGGTAAACAACTGTCCTGTCCTCCGTCTGAAAAATAATCTTGCTGAGCGATGAGTTCCCGCCAGCCCGGTCAAACTGAATGACCTGCTGCTCATGTTCCTGCAAAGTTTGCGGAAAATCCAGCTCTTGATAGCCATTGGAAACCTGCCGTCCTGAAATCTCCAGAGAAAGCTTCTCATGCCCGGCTAAGCTCAGCCTCTGCGTCTCCTGATAGAGTCTCTCAAATTCTAAAAAGAAGAGTTGCTCTTGAACCTGATTGAACCCAGCCCTCACCGAGCCAGATAAGCCTAATAGTAGAAAACTAACAACAAAAAGAACGAGTAGACTTTCCAGCAGTGTAAAAGCCTTAATTGGCAACCGCTTGAGTTTCGCCACTGTGTTTTCCATAGTAAGCCTTATAAGAATCTGCCTGTTTCTGACTGATATTTCCTGCGCTGACCAGCTTGCTTAGGCTAGCCTTTTCATTGGTATTCTTCAGTTCATAGAGCTCCGCCTGGCTTTCTACCACCTTGACCACCGCTGCCGTTCCTGTATCTGAAACAGCATCTTTTTGCTTGGTCAGATTAGGCACAAAGAGCAGCAAGAGCACGCTGATAACCAGCAAAACAATCAGCATTTCCACAAGGGTGAATGCTTGAACTTTTAAGGTATTAAGTTTTTTCATTACAAATGAACCTCCATATTCTGATAAATGGGCAAGAGCATTGCCGCATAAAGTAAAACAATCACTAAGGCAACAAAAATAAATACTAGGGGCTGAATGAAATTCATGGCTCGGTTGATACGTAGGAAAAATTCCTCCCAAGTCTTTTCAGCATAGACTTCCAGCTCACTACCTAGCTTGGATTTGACCTCACCGTACTCGATCATCAAGGACAATTCTTTCTTAAAGAAAGGGTAGCTTGCCACCTTGTCCGCATAGCCTTGACCTCCTTGCAAAGCAACAGCCATATCTGCTCCAATTTCCTGAAAGAGCTGGGAAGGCTGCTCCTGCATAATCGCAAAAATCTGACTCAGTTCCAAGCCCTGACCAATCATATTTCCCCATTCACGAGCATAATAAGCGGTCAAGTAAGCCTGTACCAAATGTCCAATAAAAGGCAGAGCTGCTAGTTTGCTGAAAAAACGAATCTTGGATGACTTTCGATAGTAAAAGAGAGCCACTGAAACCAAGACAGCTAAAGCAAGGCTGCTCCACAAAAAGATCTGAGGCAGGTGATTAATCAGCCGAGTAGCTAGATTCTGGCTGTCCAATTGAGGCAGAAGATAGTTGCGCAATCCCACCATGATAAGGACCAAAAAGCCCAGCAGCATGAGAGGATAGGTTCCTACCTCTATCAATTTTTTCTTAACCTTGGATAGATTTTCCAGATAGGCCTCAATTTTGCCCAGACTTAGAGTCAGATTGCCATGCAGCTCGGATAAGGACAGCTGGGTTACCACGCTGTCGGAAAATCCCAGTCGACTGACAATCTCTGAAAAAGACTGACCAGCTGACAAGCCTCCCCGCATTTCTGCCACATAAGCCTCCTCCAGCAAGGCACTTCGCCTCAGAAAGTCTACAATCTCTGCTAGGTGAAAACCGCTGCTGAAGAGATTATGAAAGAGCTCAATAATCTTTTTCTGCTTAGGCGTAGACAATTTTTTCGGTCTGCCTTTGCTCAGCACTGATATGTCCTTCTGCAAAAAGCTGATCAATCTGCTGATTCCAGACTGCGGCTTCGTGCTCTTGATAGTTTTGACTGACAAAATCAACGACACCTCCTCCCCCAATTAAACGCTGGTAACACACACCTTGCAGCACCATTTTTAGCTCATCCTCGCTAACACCCAATTCCAAAAGCCGCTCATAGACACCTCGAACACTCTTAGCATGAATCGTTGAAAAGACCGTAGCTCCAGTCAAACTTGCCCGAACCACTGCTCTAGCTGTCTCTCGATCACGGATTTCCCCAATAATCAAGAGATCCGGCCGATGTCGCAGAGACAGCTTAATCAGACTATCATAAGTCATGCCAATGGTTTCGTTCAGCTGCAGCTGCAGCATAGCCTCTTGCTTAATCTCAACCGGATCTTCAATCGACATAACCTGCTGACCAGAAAATTTAAGCTGAGCCAAATGGTACATCAAGGTCGTCTTGCCACTGCCGACTGGGCCTGAGAATAGATAGAGGCCGCGAGCCTGAATTTTCTTGCGCAGCTCCGGCAATTGCTCAAACCAAAAGCGCAGCTCCCTGTCTTCATCATGCAGGAGCCGGATAACCAGACTTTCAAAACCACGATAATCACCAACTGTCGACAGCCGGATTGAAACCTTGGCTTCCTCACAATCATAATCGCAAGACCCAAGTTGACTGCGGCGCTTCTCTCCAACATTCATACCTGCGACAAACTTAAAGTGGCTGATAACGGCTGACAGAAGCTCAAAATCATAAGTCTTGATAAAGCGACGTTCATCACCAATTCTCATATAAAGCTCATAGCAAGTAGTCTTAGGAATGAGGTAAATATCCTGCGCCCCTTCTTGCCGAGCCTGCCTGATCATTTCTTTTGCAATTTCTTGAACCATACATCCTCCTCACCTTACTATTCGCAAAAAATTCAAAAAAAGAAAAAACAGCGGAAGAAACTTAACTTCTAAGAAGTTAGGTCTCTTCTGCTGCTCTATTATCAGATTTGCAAAATATATTCTGTCGATTTAAAGAGGCTTAGCGGATTTTAGTTTAGCTGAGCAAGCTCGGTGCTTTTCAAGGCCGTTCTGCTTAGTATAGCCTGGCCGGTACTTGCTCTTAGGAATCTGGCAGTCATTCTCCAGCAAAAACAGCGAGTGATACTGCTGAACATTCTCATCGCACTCCTCGCACCAGCGCTGATCCTCCGGATCCCAAAAAATAGTCATTAAATCACTGCGGCTCTTATACAGAGGTGACTGGTCTGCCATTTGCAACCAGCGGTTTTTATAATACTTAAGGGCTTGATAATAATCATCGAAGTGCTTCTTTGCAATGACATCTTCTTCCCAGCCATCCAGGAACCACCACGGTTCATAGTCCCCGTACATCTCAATTACGCAATACATACTCGTCCTCTCTTTGTACCGTATATTATATATAAATTCCTTTGATAACAAAACTATTTTGCTCAAAATTAGAAAACAATATAAAACCCCTTTTAACCAAAGATTAAAAGGGATAGGCAAAAGACAACTTAAGAATTTTATTGGACTGGGGAGAGGTCATTTTCTATAATAACCTTAATAGCATGATGGTCAGCAGCTTGGCCAAAGACCTTGAAAGCTTCTTCAATTTCACTCAACTTAAAGTAATGAGTCACTAGCTTTTCTGGCTCAATCTTATGACTTTCCAGAGCCTTTAACAGCTGTGGAGTAGTATTGGTAGATACCAGCCCCGTCGTCACATTGATATTTCGAATCCAGAGCCGGTCTAACTCAAACTCGACAGGTTTGCCATGAACTCCACAGTTAGCAATGGTTCCATCAATAGCAATAACTTTCTGACAAAGATCAAAACTGGCTGGAATCCCTACTGCTTCAATGGCTACATCAACTCCACGTCCATCTGTCAAGTCAAAGATAGCCTGCACAGCTTTTTCAGCATCCGCTGAATTTACCTTATCTGTTGCCCCAAAGGCCATGGCCGTATCTAAACGATTCTCATCGATGTCAACCATGATAATCTTTGACGGAGAATAAAACTGAGCTGTCAGCAGAGACGCGAGACCAATTGGCCCAGAGCCAACGATAGCTACTGTACATCCAGGCTCTACTTTGCCTTTTAAAACTCCTATTTCATAAGCTGTTGGCAAGATGTCTGACAGCATGACTAAGGCTTCATCGGATAAATCAGACGGTGTATGATAGAGAGTATTATCCGCATGGGGCACACGCAGATACTCAGCTTGAGTTCCGTCAATCAAATGCCCGAAAATCCATCCACCTTCATCTTCACAATGGGCGTAAATGCCCTTCTTGCAATAGTAGCACTTGCCACAGGCACAAACACAGGAAATCAGAACCTTATCGCCCTTCTTGAAATTGGTTACACTGTCACCAACTTCTTCAACAATACCGATGCCTTCATGTCCCAGAATAGTACCGCTCTTGCAAGCAGGTACGTCTCCTTTAATAATATGAAGATCAGTCCCGCAGATAGTAGTCTTAACCATACGGACAATAGCGTCTGTTGGCTTGCGTACGACAGGTTTATCAACATCTACAAACTGGGCAAGTCCCGGCTTAACATAAGTATAAGCTTTCATAGGCTATCCTTTCTATTGTTATGTTATGATGAATGTTTTCCATTTTATTTTAACAGTTTGTGAAAAAAATCTCAAGGTTTTTCTCCAAAAAAGTGGGACAAACACCGTTTTGTCCCACCCTATTGTCTGCATGATCTTAAGCAGAATTTTCATCTTGCTTGTTTCTGCATTATAAAGTTTCTAAAGCAACCATCGTTGTCACAGCCGCGTCATAGTAATTATCTGACGGCAAGCCTTGGATGAAGAGATATTTATTCTGCTGTACTAATTTGCGGAATTCTATATTGTTATTAGCCGCATAGAATACTGGAGCGGTAAAGCTGCCAGCCTGATTGCTATTGAGAGCCTTGCCTTTCAGGTTGTAGCCCGTATAAATCTTTTCTTGATTGAGGAAGAAGTTCAACATCTTCTTCAGCATTTTTTGACTTTTTTCATCCTTGCTTTGAGCCAGGTTGTAAGGGAGGCGGCAAGCATTATACGAATAATAACCATCATTAGCAGATTCTACTGTATCAGGCTCAGCAGCCCGAACTTTGTCACCGTCAACCCAGATAAAGTCTGGTAACAAACCAGTCTTGTTATCAGCGCTAATTGCTTCAAGTTTGCTGAGCATGTTATCTCGGATTGTCAGCCACTGCTTATCTTTGGTCAACTCATAGAAAGCTTGGAACTGCTGCGGCAATGTATCAGAAGTCCGCATGAGATTATAAAATTTCGATTCTGCATTTGCCCAGTTCCCAACTGTCAAAACACCATTGCTTTCATTATAGTTATAAGCCAAGACATCTTTCAGAATAGCCTGAGCCTGTTCTTGGTATTCTTTAGCCTTGTCCGGCCACTGTTTAGCCGCCTGAATCAAAGCATAGGCAATGTAGAGATCGCCGTCTGTAGCATTGTTTTCGTCTTCATGATTGCTCTTTCCGTCCTTAATCGTCTGTTTCCAAGACATGAGTTGGGTATCTTTCAGACGATGAGCTAGATAATATTGGTAGAGCTTTTCAAAATCAGCCGAACTGGCATCACCTTGCTTAGCTGCATCCACAGCAATCACCATGCCATATCCCTGAGCCTCAGACAGCACAACATCTTCAGTCTTACTGTTTGTCGTCCTGATATAAGACAATTTGTCCTTGGTTACGACATATTCTTTAGACCATTGGCTGTATATCTTCTTTTTGATATTAGGAGTACTGCCCATACGGGTGTACAAGAGGATACTAGCCAAGACAGCCAGAATTATCACAAACCAAATAAATCTTAATCTTGTTCTTTTCACACTTTCTCCTAACCTGCAAATCGTTTTGTTTTAACCCACTTGGTTTCTTTCCGCTTCAAAATCTTGTCCAAGATAACAGATCCTACTGCATCTAAAGAGACCACGATAAAGAGCTGAGAGTAAGTAAAATAGGACACAAGGGCCAGCCAAATCTGTTTGGTAGTCGCCTGTCCAAACTGAGAAGCCAGGGCAATATTGATCTGCAAAAGATAAAGCAAAATCATCAGAAGCCAGTTAAAGAGCATCAGCTGGACGATATAGATATTCTGAGCATCAAAAGCGAAAGGAATCCGCACATTCGGTATAAAGAGCTGGGTAATCATCGCCGCTACATTGGCAAAGAAAACCAAGTTAGATAGGACAATCGCCAGATTGAACCAGAAGAAGATACAAGAATAATTAAATACTTCCAGTTTCACTCGCCAATTACCGCCGCTAAAGAGATGCTTGAAGTTGTCAATAACCACCTCGTAATTCCCCTTGGCCCAGCGCTTACGCTGCAAGTAGTAGGACTTGAGGGTCTCAGGTTCTTGCTGGAAAGCCTCAGAGTTATAAGCCAAGGCAATTAGCTTGCCGCTCTGCATAATCTTAAAGGAAATTTCCGTGTCCTCTGTCAAGGCACCGTTTTTCCAACCACCAATACTCTTAACAAACTCAGTGTTAATCAAGAAGTTTGTACCTGGAATCCGTCCAATCTTGAAGAGATGCCACATACCTACGTGGTAAACACGCTGAGTTACAACGATTTCTTGGTTGATACAGCGTGTCAGGAAGTTCTGGTTGGCATTACGGGTCTTATTGCGTCCGAAAGAAGCAACGTGACGTTCTGGATCTTCTAAGACTTTCTTGACTAGGAAGTAGAGGGCATTCTTTTCAGGCATAGCATCCGCATCGTAGACACAGATATATTCGCCCTTAGCCATCTTCAGGGCATCATTCAGCACCCCTGCCTTACCTCCCGTACCTGTACGGTCTGTAATTGTAACATTGCGTCCAGCATACTCAGGCATAGCCTGTACTTTCAGCATTTCCTGATAGGTATCATCCGAGCAATTGTCCGCAAAGAGCAGAACTTCCACTCGGTCATGAGGATAATCCAAGTCCAGAATGGCCTTGGTCGTCTGAGCGATAACCACATCTTCATTGTGGGCTGGGACAACGACCGTAACCATAGGATAATGCTCCAAGGGACTGGTATCCACATTGAAGTCACTGCGCTTCATCCAGAAATGCACGGAAGAGCATAGAATAACCAAAGCCCAAGCCAGAGACATCCAGATGGAGAACAGGGCGATAATCATAATAAGCTGACTAATCATGACGAGTCACCGCCCTAAAATTTTTATTAACCCGATTGTAAATAACCAGATAATAGATGAAGAGGACAAAAAAACTAATAGCAAAAAAGATACTTAGCACTATAGAGATGATAAAAAATACTTCAGTTAAAGACATGTGTTTACCTCCTAATATTCTACGATAATGTCGGTTTCAAGCTGACGCTCCAGATTGCTTAAAGCGTCATCAAAATTATGGAATTTATCAATATTTTGAGCGTTCAGTTTTAAGCTACCAGACTGAAACTGAATTTCTTGGTCAGTTTTCTTATTTTCAAAGCGCATTGTCGTCAAATCGGCACGCACTTTCTCTTGGAAATATTCCTTGACTTCCTGATCCAGATCTTCTACCAGAACGAGAAAGTTACCATTAGATACATAGTAAACCGTTTCTACATTCTGGAAGTCCCAGTTGATCAGTCGTAAAATTCTCTTGAGCATCCGCTTGTACTCCCGAGAGTGAATTTGATAAAAATGATGATTGTGTGCCCAATGGACCAACAAGGCCTGAAAGGCTGGAACTTCTTCCAGATGCACTTTCTTAACTAGCTCATCATAGGCCTCAGCAGCATCTTCACTGTCATCCTGTACTAATCCCAAGCGCTGATGAAGATAGAAATTCACTCGGCTGGTAAGCCAAGCGCTGACAGGGAAGACGGAAAGCAAGAAGAAAACTTGATTATCCGGCAGATATGTTACATCAAAGAGCAAGACCAAGGTTGCAATAACTACACTTAAAATCATAGCCCAGGTCACCAAGAGATCGGATAGGACAAAGACACTAAAAATACCTAATAAAATCAGCGCGATTCCGATATAAAATATGTTAGCTGCAAAATTCCAGCTGTAGAAAAGAATTAGTCCAATTGCCAGTACAAAGACTGCTAATGATTTTTCTAGTCCTTTTTTCCTAAACATTCTTTACTCCTGTCTTAAATTCTTCTGGCCTAGCCGTCTGCTTAAAATAGTGAGCTATTGCTTGAGCAATCCGCTCCGAAGCCTGACCGTCACCATATGGATTGCTGGCTTGAGCCATCTCTTGATAGAGTGACTCATCTGTCAATAGGGCTTCCATCGCCTCTGCTACTGCTTGAGTTTCTGTACCAACCAGCTTCAATGTGCCGGCTTCAACTCCTTCTGGTCTCTCTGTTGTATCACGAAGTACCAGTACAGGCTTACCTAAGGAAGGCGCTTCTTCCTGTACTCCACCTGAATCTGACATGATAAAGTAGCTTTTAGCTGCGATATTGTGGAAATCCAACACATCCAAAGGCTCAATCAGATGAATCTTCTCATTGTCACTCAGAATTTCTCTGGCCGCCTCCTGAACCGCTGGACTCAAGTGAACGGGATAGACAATTTCCACA
Protein-coding sequences here:
- a CDS encoding CPBP family intramembrane metalloprotease, which gives rise to MKAILKKLEYILLTLFVLFLSQLPFIFIRQMTASEKSFSAEQTIFVLVVYLLIIFFVLRMAKQEELLSLDFSFFKWSSFGWLAVSNVVMIGVNMLGAIIMLLEGQAISTANQDALNALFQHVPKILLVVGAVIQAPILEEVVFRGLIPQKIFTKHYVLGLVVGVILFGLFHSPTNIGSFVIYAGMGAVLAAVAYIFKRLEMSILAHMLRNGVAVLIMILTGLVNK
- a CDS encoding acetate kinase, yielding MSKTISINAGSSSLKWQLYLMPEEKVLAKGLLERIGLKDSISTVKFDGRSEKQVIDIEDHTQAVKILLDDLKRFNIIESYDEITGVGHRVVAGGEYFKDSALVDEEVIQKVEELSLLAPLHNPANAAGIRAFREILPDITSVVVFDTSFHTTMPEKAYRYPIPTKYYTENKVRKYGAHGTSHEYVAKEAAKVLGRPIEELKLITCHIGNGASITAVDKGVSVDTSMGFTPLGGVMMGTRTGDIDPAIIPYLMQYTDDFNTPEDISRVLNRESGLLGVSEKSSDMRDIHEAMRAGDAKAQLANDIFVDRIQKYIGQYLAVLNGADAIIFTAGIGENSVTIRRLVVEGISWFGCDVDPEKNVHGAEGVISSPDAKIKVLVIPTDEELVIARDVERFKNQ
- a CDS encoding class I SAM-dependent methyltransferase; this encodes MNFEKIEQAYTLILENVQNIQNALATNFYDALIEQNGIYLDGDTDLQEVLTNDEKIRALHLNKEEWRRAYQFILMKAAQTEPMQVNHQFTPDTIGFLITFLLDQLAHGEEADVLEIGSGTGNLAETILNHTQKKIDYLGLELDDLLIDLSASIAEVMNSKAHFAQGDAVRPQVLKESDIIISDLPVGYYPDDSIASRYEVASPDEHTYAHHLLMEQSLKYLKPGGYAIFLAPNDLLTSAQAPLLKKWLLAKAQFIAMITLPESIFSSSKHAKTLFVLRKQEANNVQPFIYPLRNLQDHDEMFKFRQSFQNWYKDSEIQTKF
- a CDS encoding competence protein ComGG, with product MWKKKVEAGILLYALLMAAVFSLLLQFYLNRQVSSQRLQLFNRERTEAYAMAVLTKAGAKEDRGEMMFEQGKASYRKQGKNLEISSQLSSGHSYSFTFSTSKKDEDKAKEDKKATDKKEKAISDEAGKPD
- a CDS encoding competence protein ComGF, coding for MSKNLKVKAFTLLETLVALLVLSGGILVFQAMTQLLSSELHQQENNQQQEWLLFADQLETELSRSQFDKVEDNKIYIRQDGRDLALGKSKGDDFRKTDKSGRGYQPMIYGLEAADVRQEGKLVHLHFRFEKGLEREFVYRVEEES
- a CDS encoding type II secretion system protein, with protein sequence MAKLKRLPIKAFTLLESLLVLFVVSFLLLGLSGSVRAGFNQVQEQLFFLEFERLYQETQRLSLAGHEKLSLEISGRQVSNGYQELDFPQTLQEHEQQVIQFDRAGGNSSLSKIIFQTEDRTVVYQLYMGNGKFKKTTSSS
- a CDS encoding prepilin-type N-terminal cleavage/methylation domain-containing protein; protein product: MKKLNTLKVQAFTLVEMLIVLLVISVLLLLFVPNLTKQKDAVSDTGTAAVVKVVESQAELYELKNTNEKASLSKLVSAGNISQKQADSYKAYYGKHSGETQAVAN
- a CDS encoding type II secretion system F family protein — encoded protein: MLSKGRPKKLSTPKQKKIIELFHNLFSSGFHLAEIVDFLRRSALLEEAYVAEMRGGLSAGQSFSEIVSRLGFSDSVVTQLSLSELHGNLTLSLGKIEAYLENLSKVKKKLIEVGTYPLMLLGFLVLIMVGLRNYLLPQLDSQNLATRLINHLPQIFLWSSLALAVLVSVALFYYRKSSKIRFFSKLAALPFIGHLVQAYLTAYYAREWGNMIGQGLELSQIFAIMQEQPSQLFQEIGADMAVALQGGQGYADKVASYPFFKKELSLMIEYGEVKSKLGSELEVYAEKTWEEFFLRINRAMNFIQPLVFIFVALVIVLLYAAMLLPIYQNMEVHL
- a CDS encoding type II/IV secretion system protein, which translates into the protein MVQEIAKEMIRQARQEGAQDIYLIPKTTCYELYMRIGDERRFIKTYDFELLSAVISHFKFVAGMNVGEKRRSQLGSCDYDCEEAKVSIRLSTVGDYRGFESLVIRLLHDEDRELRFWFEQLPELRKKIQARGLYLFSGPVGSGKTTLMYHLAQLKFSGQQVMSIEDPVEIKQEAMLQLQLNETIGMTYDSLIKLSLRHRPDLLIIGEIRDRETARAVVRASLTGATVFSTIHAKSVRGVYERLLELGVSEDELKMVLQGVCYQRLIGGGGVVDFVSQNYQEHEAAVWNQQIDQLFAEGHISAEQRQTEKIVYA
- a CDS encoding DUF1033 family protein produces the protein MYCVIEMYGDYEPWWFLDGWEEDVIAKKHFDDYYQALKYYKNRWLQMADQSPLYKSRSDLMTIFWDPEDQRWCEECDENVQQYHSLFLLENDCQIPKSKYRPGYTKQNGLEKHRACSAKLKSAKPL
- a CDS encoding zinc-dependent alcohol dehydrogenase family protein encodes the protein MKAYTYVKPGLAQFVDVDKPVVRKPTDAIVRMVKTTICGTDLHIIKGDVPACKSGTILGHEGIGIVEEVGDSVTNFKKGDKVLISCVCACGKCYYCKKGIYAHCEDEGGWIFGHLIDGTQAEYLRVPHADNTLYHTPSDLSDEALVMLSDILPTAYEIGVLKGKVEPGCTVAIVGSGPIGLASLLTAQFYSPSKIIMVDIDENRLDTAMAFGATDKVNSADAEKAVQAIFDLTDGRGVDVAIEAVGIPASFDLCQKVIAIDGTIANCGVHGKPVEFELDRLWIRNINVTTGLVSTNTTPQLLKALESHKIEPEKLVTHYFKLSEIEEAFKVFGQAADHHAIKVIIENDLSPVQ
- a CDS encoding endoglucanase; amino-acid sequence: MGSTPNIKKKIYSQWSKEYVVTKDKLSYIRTTNSKTEDVVLSEAQGYGMVIAVDAAKQGDASSADFEKLYQYYLAHRLKDTQLMSWKQTIKDGKSNHEDENNATDGDLYIAYALIQAAKQWPDKAKEYQEQAQAILKDVLAYNYNESNGVLTVGNWANAESKFYNLMRTSDTLPQQFQAFYELTKDKQWLTIRDNMLSKLEAISADNKTGLLPDFIWVDGDKVRAAEPDTVESANDGYYSYNACRLPYNLAQSKDEKSQKMLKKMLNFFLNQEKIYTGYNLKGKALNSNQAGSFTAPVFYAANNNIEFRKLVQQNKYLFIQGLPSDNYYDAAVTTMVALETL